A genomic segment from bacterium encodes:
- a CDS encoding DUF5678 domain-containing protein — protein sequence MIPKIHKLQQEERLASDFWEDHKWALEHYADLREKYAEMWVAIADKKVVAFGEDLTDEREESISREIGRPPVTLFIEGQARIL from the coding sequence ATGATACCTAAAATACATAAATTACAGCAAGAGGAGCGTTTAGCATCCGACTTTTGGGAAGATCATAAATGGGCATTAGAGCACTATGCTGATCTTAGGGAAAAATACGCAGAGATGTGGGTAGCAATTGCAGATAAAAAAGTAGTAGCTTTTGGAGAAGATTTAACCGATGAAAGAGAAGAATCTATATCCAGAGAAATAGGTAGACCACCTGTTACGCTTTTTATAGAAGGACAAGCGAGAATACTATGA
- a CDS encoding thermonuclease family protein, with protein MVTAVVILGMFILHRGMEREKSPSMVVQVQSLPLKGPFRVRRVLDGDTILLDNGETVRLIGVDAPEIHHPEIPVQRFGEEARQFLKGFAEGFECTLEYEPNNLRDQYGRLLAYVFVDGRLANAEMIYRGYAYAYLRFPFRRQAEFIALEAEAQKHQYGLWHLSLKDGRIANLVKRYESLNLEGRKRLDEILKELLQKYPFEEKGKIYSLRRKE; from the coding sequence GTGGTCACGGCAGTTGTCATTTTAGGAATGTTCATCCTCCATAGAGGGATGGAGAGGGAAAAATCGCCATCTATGGTAGTCCAAGTCCAGTCTCTGCCTTTAAAAGGTCCATTTCGCGTGAGGCGTGTTCTCGATGGCGACACAATATTACTGGACAATGGCGAGACAGTTCGTTTGATAGGGGTAGATGCTCCCGAAATACACCACCCAGAAATTCCTGTACAAAGGTTCGGCGAAGAAGCAAGGCAATTTTTGAAGGGGTTTGCAGAAGGATTTGAGTGTACTTTGGAATACGAACCCAATAATCTTAGAGACCAATATGGAAGGCTTCTGGCCTATGTTTTTGTGGACGGCCGCCTTGCAAACGCTGAGATGATCTACCGAGGGTATGCGTATGCTTATCTTAGGTTTCCCTTCCGGCGTCAAGCTGAATTTATTGCCTTAGAAGCGGAAGCGCAGAAACATCAATATGGTTTATGGCACCTCTCCCTCAAGGATGGCAGAATTGCTAACCTGGTAAAGAGATATGAATCACTTAATCTGGAAGGACGCAAAAGATTAGATGAAATTCTTAAGGAACTTCTGCAAAAATATCCTTTTGAAGAGAAAGGGAAAATTTATTCTCTAAGGAGGAAAGAATGA